From the Neobacillus sp. PS3-34 genome, the window ATGCTGACTGACCATTTAAAAAACTATACGGTTAAAGGGGCGCACAAGGAAATTTCGATTAATACAAAGGATGAAATCAAGGATTTGGCCGATAGCTTTAATGCTTTGTCCCGTAAAATTAAACAGTATGACGATGAGCAGAAGATGTTTTTTCAAAATGCCTCGCATGAATTAAAGACGCCTTTGATGGCGATCCAGGGCAATGCAGAGGGGATTTTGGATGGAGTAGTGAGCGGAGAAGATGTAAGTCACAGCCTGAATGTCATCATTGCCGAAAGCCAGCGGTTAAAAAAAATCGTCGAAAGCATCACCTATTTAGCAAAGCTGGAAAATGTCGATGATTCCTTTTATTTTAATCATGAATCATTGGAGACGATCATTCTGGAAGCTGTCCAAAGTATACACGCGATTGCAGGCGAAAGGGAATTAAGATCAAGGTGGAAACTAACATGGCTGATACCGTTTGGATGGACAAGGAAAAAATGAGAAGGGCATTTATCAATTTATTGGGGAATGCAATCCGCTATGCAAAATCCCAAGTTTTAATTAAAAGCTTTTTTGAAGATGGGCATGCCGTCATTGAGATTAAAGATGATGGTCCAGGGATTGCAGCTGAGGAAGAAAAGAAGATATTCCAGCGATTTTACAGCGGAGAGGCAGGCGGGTCAGGCATGGGCCTCGCCATCACCAAGGCCATCATCGAAGGCCATGGCGGTACCATAACAGCGTCTAACGCCGAATCGGGCGGAGCGGTGTTTAAGATCGTAATTCCTGGGTGACATTTCCAGGTGACAGGCACCTTCCATTTAGCTGGAAGGTGCCTGTCACTCCATTCATGCTTCAGTCCGCTTTTTCAAGCTGCCCCTTTATTTTGTTTTTGGCGCTGATACGCCATTGCTTTACAGCTGAAAGGGAGACTCCTTCTTTTTCCGCAATTTCCCTCACCGACATTCCATCGATGCAAGTCATTAGGACCCATCTCCTTTCTTTTTCCGTCAAATCCTTGCAGTATGAGAGCACTATTTC encodes:
- a CDS encoding HAMP domain-containing sensor histidine kinase, which encodes MADTVWMDKEKMRRAFINLLGNAIRYAKSQVLIKSFFEDGHAVIEIKDDGPGIAAEEEKKIFQRFYSGEAGGSGMGLAITKAIIEGHGGTITASNAESGGAVFKIVIPG